The Geomonas ferrireducens DNA segment CTGGATGATGTAGGTGACCGCCTGGGTCTGGATCGGGTGGGAGACGAAGAGGAGCGCCGCGCAGAGCGGGATGAACCGGGGGAGTTCAGGCTCGAGGGGGGCTTCCGGGTGCTCCGTGAAAAAAGGGGTCCGAAGCGTAAGCAGGACGAGCCCGTACACGAGCCACGCGGAGGCGAGGTGGACCGCCAGGTTGAAGACATGGTACCCGGTCACGTCCATCCCGCCGAAGTGGTAGTTGAGGGCGACGGTCAGGTAGCCCACGAACCTGCGCGGGTTGTAAGCGTACCCGGCCCCCGAGAGGAAGCGGTGCAGGTCCTGGATGAGGGCGTTTTCCACGATGGACCCCTGGTCGTCGAGGAAGAAGGGGACCGTGAAGGAATTCGCATAGGCCAGCAGGCCGACTATGGCGACAAGGAACAGATGAAAGGCGGGTCTCGATAACAATTTCATAGCAGGTGTTTCCTTCACGATGTTCAAGCAAGGTGCCTCGGTGTTCCAGCCACTGCAGAGAAAGCAAAGACTTAACGCAAAGACGCCAAGGCGCGGAGGCGCTAAGAAGGCTTTATGTTTTACCCAAATCTGGTCTTAGCGTCTTTGCGGCTCCGCGTCTTTGCGTTGATTTTGGGGGGGCTCCAGCTCCTGTGCCGCGCGCAGATGCGGCGCCGCAAGGTCGGGGCGCCCTGCCTTGCGGTAGAGTTCGCCCAGAGTATAGTGGGCCTTCGCGTAGGACGGGTTGAGCGCCACGGCCTGCAGGTAATGCTCCGCCGCGGCGGCAAGATCTCCGTGCGCCTCGTAAGCTGCGCCTAAGTTAAACTGTACGTTGGGGTTTGCAGGCGCGGCCTGCGCCGCCTTCTGCAGAAGGGCGAAGCCTTCTTGCGCCGCCTGGGGGCGTTGCAGGAGCAGTATGGCGAGCCTCGTGAGCGCGGTCACGTGAGCGGGATCCGAGGCGAGTGCGGCGCGGTAAAACTCTTCCGCCCTGGCTTGATCTCCCAGCGTCTCGTATTCGGCGGCGAGGTTGACGTAGGTGTCGGGCGAGGCGGTCCCCCGTCTGATGGCGACCTGATAGGCGACGATGGCCTTGCCGTGGTCACCCGCTTCGGAGAGGGCCTTCGCGTAATTGTGGTACGGCCGCCCGCTCACCGACGACTTGCTCGCCGAATCATACCAGAGGGTGAGCTCGCTCCTCCACACCTCGTTGCGCCGCCATGTGGTGATGCAGAGCAAAAGGACGATGAGCCCCCCCGCAGCTTTGAGGAGTCTCGGCCGACGCTCGAGAAGAAGGATGAGCCCGGCGGAGCACGCGAGGGCGAGGCCGATGGAGGGTAGGTAGAGGCGATGCTCGTTGATCACGTCCCGGATCGGAATCACGCTCGATTCGACAAGCAGGGCAAGGTAGAACCAGAAGATCCCGAAGCCGATCAGGCGCCGGGCCGGGTCGCCGGAGGCGCCGGACGCGGTGCGGTAGAGCCAAGCCGCCAGGGCCAACAGTGCCGCGTGCAGCAAAAAGGCAAGAAACACCAGCGGCGCGAAAAAGCCGGTGGCGAGGCGGTAGTCGTGGTCGATGTTCTGGCCGTACGGGAGGATGAGCAGGCGCAGGTAGGTGGCGACCACCTCGAACTGGGTCGTCAGATACTGGCCGCGCGGGATGAGCTCCGTCTCGCGCGTCAACCGGTCCGCCGCGGAAAGAAGCTCACCCGCAGGGCGCCCGGCCGCCATGAGCATGAGCGGGACCAGCAAGGAGAGCGCGATGAGGGGAGCCGCGAGACGCAGGCGAGTAAGCCGGGAAGCGTTGAAAAAGCTCACCTCGTAGAGCAGCACGGCGAAGGGGAGGGTGGCCGCGATTTCCTTCGAGAGCATCGCCGCCACCGCGGCGATGAGTGCGCCCGCGAAAAGAGATAGCGCCTTGCCCCTGCGCTCCTGCAGGCGGGCCATGGCGTACATGAGGACGGACAGGAGATAGAAAAATGCGGCGAGCGCCGTGGTGCGCTGGACCACGTAGGTGACCGCTTCGACCTGGACGGGGTGGCAGACGAAGAGAAGCGCCGACAGGAGTGCCACCGGCGTGCCCAACCCCGCGAGCCTGGAAGAGCGAAGGCGCGGCGTCCGCAGGGTGACCAGGGTGAAGACGTAAAGCGCCATGCCTGTTGCGATATGCAGGACGAGGTTGAAGATGTGGTAACCGGTGACGTCGAGCCCGCCCATCCCGTAGTTGAAGGCGAAGGAGAGGTAAGTCACGAAGCGGCGCGGGTTGTACTTGAGCCCCTCGCCCTGCAGAAAGGCGGGGAGATCGCGGATCACCCGGTTCTGCACGATCGAGGTAATGTCATCGTAGACGAAGGGAACGCCGAAGGAGTTGGCGTAGGCGGCCAGAGCCGCCAAAGCGATCAGCACGACCGCGAGCAGGTGCCGAGGTCGGGAGGAAAAGGCGGGAGAAAGTTGCTGCATTTGGGCCTCGTGAACAAAAGAGACTGATAACAGTAAAGACACATGACAATAAGGCGCGAGAGACCGCCGTGCCACGGCACAACTTACCACAAATGCCGGGAATACGGAACATCTTCTCACGCCAAGTCGCAAAGAATGTAACGGGGATGCTCATCCCCTTCATCCCTGTTGATCGCCTTTGACTGTGCCTTTCTTTGCGTCTTTGCGTGAGGACCGTCTTTGAGGCTTTTCCCCTTTATAGGTTTGAAGCCTTCATCCCTTTCATCCCCTTCATCCCTGTTGATCGCCTTTCGCCGCGGCTTTTTTGCTCCTTCGCGTGATGAACCCTTCAGGTCGCCTGTCGCGATTTCGCTGTCTTGGACGAAACTGTGAAATTCCACCTTCGAACCTCACTATTCATACGCTGACAGTGAGATTCCCGCCCCGAATCTCACGGTTCCCAACCCAAACAGTGAGATCTTGCCTCCGAATCTCACGTTTTCGGGATGAAACAGCGAGTTCCCATCTCCGGATTGCACTGTTTCGTCGCGAAACAGTGAGATCCCGATCGGGACTTGCACTGTTTCGCGCTAAGATCTCAGTGTTGGCCGCGAAATAACGAGATCCGGAGATTGCGCTATCGCAGCCACGGCCGAAACAGTGGAGCCCCGTGTAGGCTTCGGCAGACGTCAAAGGGGAGATTTCGCGTGGAGAAATGCGGACAAGCGAAGGGGCGGTCGTTACTGCTGATGGGTTCCCGCGATCGGCTTGTTGAAAGGAGGCTAACGAAGGGGATGGGGAACAAACGATGAAGGCGGCTGCACCTGGTGCAGCCGCCTTCGCGTTTAGAGGATGATGAGCTCGACCACGTCCGACCATGGCCCGATTCCCGCGTTGTTGATCAGCCTGGACCTGAAGAAGGCTCTGCGCGCCGCTTCCAACCCGTTATGGGTGAAATGGCAGTAGTTGGATACCATCAGGCGCTGCCATGAACTTTCCTGATCCGGGGGGCCGTAAGTGAACTGCAACTCGACGCTTGCCTTGCCTTCCCAGCTGTTGACATGGAACTTCACCGATCCGGACTCCTTGCCGTGGGTGGCTTTGAATCTGTGGAACTTCTCCGGGATCTTCAGCGCCCAATTCCGCGGAGTCTTGTGCGTTCTGTCCACCCCTATGGTGTCCAACTCCCCCGGGTCCTTGGTGTAGGTTGCATACATCACGATGCACTGGCAACAATACCTTATGGTCTGTATCAACTTCTCTCGTGCCGCCACTCTTTCGGATTCCTTGGTCGGGTCGAGCCTTGCCGCGTGCGATGCCTGCTTGACCAACTGCGCCTCCTCGCGGAGTTGGTCCCCCGTCGGAGCCCAGCGAGACCTCGGTTCCTGAAAGGCTCCGTGCCCGTCCATGATGTCGGCGATGTTTTCCGCGCGTAGCGCCAGGTCCCCGTCGCTTAGTTCCTTAAGGCTTTGGATATCGTGAGTCTCGCTCATCGTTGCCTCCCATGGTGTAGTGAGCTGCCGGAAAGAGATTATTAAATGGGTCTAAGAAATGTCAAGCGTTACGCGTAAGATTTTAGAGGCGGCGGTCAAGGGGAGAGGCGCAAACCCGAGAAGCGTTATCACGCAAAGCCGCAAAGGCGCAAAGAAGGCTGAACAACAACAGATTTCGGTTTAAACCGGAAAAGCCTTGTGTGTCAGGGACGGAACTCGCCGGTTTTGCGAATCGCTT contains these protein-coding regions:
- a CDS encoding tetratricopeptide repeat protein codes for the protein MQQLSPAFSSRPRHLLAVVLIALAALAAYANSFGVPFVYDDITSIVQNRVIRDLPAFLQGEGLKYNPRRFVTYLSFAFNYGMGGLDVTGYHIFNLVLHIATGMALYVFTLVTLRTPRLRSSRLAGLGTPVALLSALLFVCHPVQVEAVTYVVQRTTALAAFFYLLSVLMYAMARLQERRGKALSLFAGALIAAVAAMLSKEIAATLPFAVLLYEVSFFNASRLTRLRLAAPLIALSLLVPLMLMAAGRPAGELLSAADRLTRETELIPRGQYLTTQFEVVATYLRLLILPYGQNIDHDYRLATGFFAPLVFLAFLLHAALLALAAWLYRTASGASGDPARRLIGFGIFWFYLALLVESSVIPIRDVINEHRLYLPSIGLALACSAGLILLLERRPRLLKAAGGLIVLLLCITTWRRNEVWRSELTLWYDSASKSSVSGRPYHNYAKALSEAGDHGKAIVAYQVAIRRGTASPDTYVNLAAEYETLGDQARAEEFYRAALASDPAHVTALTRLAILLLQRPQAAQEGFALLQKAAQAAPANPNVQFNLGAAYEAHGDLAAAAEHYLQAVALNPSYAKAHYTLGELYRKAGRPDLAAPHLRAAQELEPPQNQRKDAEPQRR
- a CDS encoding fibronectin type III domain-containing protein produces the protein MSETHDIQSLKELSDGDLALRAENIADIMDGHGAFQEPRSRWAPTGDQLREEAQLVKQASHAARLDPTKESERVAAREKLIQTIRYCCQCIVMYATYTKDPGELDTIGVDRTHKTPRNWALKIPEKFHRFKATHGKESGSVKFHVNSWEGKASVELQFTYGPPDQESSWQRLMVSNYCHFTHNGLEAARRAFFRSRLINNAGIGPWSDVVELIIL